The sequence below is a genomic window from Serratia nevei.
CAGGCTGAGGTGCTGCTGTTCTCGCTGGAGTTCATCCTGATCAACCTGCTGGTGGATATGCTGTACGCGGCGATCAACCCGGCGATTCGTTATCAATGAGGACGCGGCATGATTAAGCATTGGCGGCGCAACGCCGCACTGAAGGCGATGCCGCTTATCGACTCCAACGCGGTACGCACGCCGTGGCGCGAGTTTTGGCGGCGTTTTCGTCGCCAGCGGGCGGCGCTGGTCGCCGGCCTGTTGGTGCTGCTGCTGATTGCGGCGGCGCTGCTGGCGCCTTATCTGGCACCGTTCGATGCGGAAAACTATTTCGATTACGACCGGCTGAACGAAGGGCCTTCGCTGATGCACTGGCTGGGCGTCGACTCCCTCGGGCGCGATATCTTCAGCCGCATCCTGATGGGCACGCGCATTTCGCTGGCGGCCGGGGTGTTCTCGGTGCTGGCGGGCGGGGCGATCGGCACCCTGCTGGGGTTGCTGGCCGGCTACTATGAGGGCTGGTGGGATCGCCTCACCATGCGCGTCTGCGACGTGCTGTTTGCGTTTCCCGGCATTCTGCTGGCGATCGGCGTGGTGGCGATCATGGGCAGCGGCATGGCCAATGTGATCGTCGCGGTGGCGATCTTCAGCATTCCGGCCTTCGCCCGCCTGGTGCGCGGCAATACGCTGGTGCTGAAGCACCTGACCTATATCGAATCGGCGCGCAGCATCGGCGCCTCGGACTGGACCATCATCCTGCGGCACATCCTGCCGGGCACCCTGTCTTCGATCGTGGTCTATTTCACCCTGCGCATCGGCACCTCAATCATCACCGCCGCCAGCCTGTCGTTTCTGGGCCTGGGCGCCCAGCCGCCGACGCCGGAGTGGGGAGCGATGCTCAACGAGGCGCGCGCCGATATGGTGATCGCGCCGCACGTGGCGATCTTCCCCAGCCTGGCGATATTCATCACCGTGCTGGCCTTCAACCTGTTGGGCGACGGATTGCGCGACGCGTTGGATCCGAAACTGAAGGGGTGAGGGTATCGCTGAATTGGCATACCCCTGTTTACGAGTATAATTGATGAAAATTTGACCCGCGTATATTACAGGGATGAGGTATGGATATGGCAATGATGGCTTTTGAAGAAATCCGGGCGGTTTAACCGCCCGGATTTTTTTATCAGCGGAACAGGTGCTCGGCGTGGAAGCGCAGGTGATCTTCCACGAAGGTGGCGATGGTGAAGTAGCTGTGATCGTACCCCGGCTGAATGCGCAGCGTCAGCGGCCAGTCGCGCTGGCGCGCCAGCTCCGCCAACCGTGCCGGCTGCAGCTGGTCGGCCAGGAACTGGTCGTCGTCGCCCTGATCGATCAGCACCGGCATTTTCTCCGCGCCGCTGGCCAGCAGATGGCAGCTGTCGTACTGCAGCCACTGGCTTTCGTCGCTGCCCAGATAGGCGGTGAACGCCTTGCGGCCCCACGGCACCTGGCACGGGTTAACGATCGGTGCGAACGCCGATACCGAGCGGAAGCGCTGCGGATTGCGAAACGCCATCATCAGCGCGCCGTGGCCGCCCATCGAGTGGCCGAAGATCGACTGACGATCGCTGACGCTGAAGTGCTGTTCGATCAGCGCCGGCAGTTCGGCGCTGATGTAGTCGTACATGCGGAAGTGGCGATCCCACGGCGCCTGGGTGGCGTTCAGGTAGAACCCGGCGCCCTGGCCCAGATCGTAGCCTTCGTCGTTCGGCACCTCGTCGCCGCGTGGGCTGGTGTCCGGCATCACCAGCACCAGGCCCAGCTCGGCGGCGATGCGCTGCGCGCCGGCTTTCAACGTGAAGTTCTCGTCGTTGCAGGTCAGCCCCGACAGCCAGTACAGCACCGGCGGCGGGTTGTCATCGCGCGGCGGCGGCAGGTAGATGCTGAATGTCATGTTGCAATTCAGGCTCTGCGCCGCGTGGCGATAGCGCTGCTGCCAGCCGCCGAACATGCGGTGCTCTTCGAGAAGTTCCAATGACAACGTCATCTCTGCCTCCTGGCTTATTGGTCGAAGTGGATGACGGAACGGATCGATTTGCCTTCGTGCATCAAATCGAACGCTTCGTTGATCTGCTCCAGCCCCATGGTGTGGGTGATAAAGTCGTTCAGCGCGAATTCGCCGTCCAGATAGCGCTCGACGATGCCCGGCAGCTGCGAACGGCCCTTGACGCCGCCGAACGCCGAACCGCGCCAGACGCGGCCGGTGACCAGTTGGAACGGACGGGTCGAGATCTCTTCGCCGGCGCCTGCGACGCCGATGATCACCGATTCGCCCCAGCCCTTGTGGCAGCACTCCAGCGCGGAACGCATCACGTTCACGTTGCCGATGCACTCGAAGGAGAAATCGACGCCGCCGTCGGTCAGCTCGACGATCACTTCCTGAATCGACTTGTCATAGTCTTTCGGGTTGATCAGATCGGTGGCGCCCAGCTTGCGGGCCAGATCGAACTTGCTGGTGTTGATGTCGATGCCGATGATGCGGCCCGCGCCGGCCATCTGCGCGCCGATGATCGCCGACAGGCCGATGCCGCCCAGGCCAAAGATCGCCACGGTGTCGCCCGGTTGCACTTTGGCGGTGTTCATCACCGCGCCCATGCCGGTGGTCACGCCGCAGCCCAGCAGGCACACTTCTTCCAGCGGCGCTTCCTTGTTGATTTTCGCCAGTGAGATTTCCGGCACCACGGTGTACTCGGAGAAGGTGGACGTGCCCATGTAGTGGAAGATCGGCTTGCCGTCCTTGAAGAAGCGGGTGGTGCCGTCCGGCATCAGCCCTTTGCCCTGGGTGGCGCGGATTGCCTGGCACAGGTTGGTCTTGCCGGATTTACAGAATTTGCACTCGCCGCACTCCGGGGTGTAGAGCGGGATCACGTGATCGCCGACCGCCACGCTGGTGACGCCTTCACCGACCGCTTCCACCACGCCGCCGCCCTCGTGGCCGAGGATCGCCGGGAACACGCCTTCCGGATCTTTGCCGGACAGGGTGTAGGCATCGGTGTGACAAACGCCGGTGGCGACGATCCGCACCAGCACTTCGCCTTTTTGCGGTGGCATCAGCTCGACTTCTTCGATCTTCAGCGGCTGGTTCGGGCCCCAGGCAACGGCGGCGCGGGTTTTGATCATCTCCATCATAGTCTCCTCAGTGGTTTTCTTTTTAAATCAGGCGATATCGACAACGTCTGATAAATCGTTGGGGGTGCTTTCATCAACAGCGGCGGTTTCCGTCTGTTCAATAATCAACTCTTTCAGCGCGCGCACGTTCGGCCCGAACGCGTCGCGGCGCCACAGCAACCAGGTGGCGGTGTCGGCCACGTCCGGCGGCAGGGTATGAACCCGAACCCGCTCATGGCCCGGCAGCAGGCTCAGCACCGAATGCGGGATCATCGCCAGCCCGGCGCCGCTGGCGACGCAGGCCAGCATGGCGTGATAGGACTGGATCTCCATAATTTGCCCCGGCCGCGCGCCTTCGCGCTTGAACCAGGCCTCCAGCCGCAGGCGGTAGGAGCAGCTGGCGCGAAAGGCGAACAGCGTCTCGCCATTGGCGTCTTTGGCGCTGTGGATCGGCGCGTGATCGAGACAGGAGATCACCACCATATGTTCAGGATAGGCGATGCAGCCGTTCAGCTCGTCATAGGGTACCGGGCCGTCGACCAGCGCCGCGGCCAGCGTGCCGGCGCGCACCCGATCGGCGATTTCGCCGGAGGTGCCGGTGGTCAGCGACAGCGAAACCTGCGAGAAGCGCTGGTGGTAAGCCGCCAGCAGCGAGGGCAGGCGGGTAGCGGCGGTGCTCTCCATCGAGCCGAGGGCGAAGTTGCCCGCCGGTTCGCCGGCGTGGGTGATGCTCATCGCCTCATCGCTCAGCGCCAGGATGCGGTTGGCGTAGCACAGAAAGTTATGGCCCATCGGCGACAGGCGCAGGCGCTGTTTTTCGCGGATAAACAGATCGGCGCCCAGCTCCTGCTCGAGCTGGCGCAGCCGGGTGGTCAAATTCGACGGCACGCGGTGCAGCTGCTCGGCGGCGCGGGCGACCGAGCCGGTTTCCGCCACGCAGCAGAACATGCGAAGCTGGGTCAGATCCATAATATTCTCGTTTCGTGATGAACTTGATAACTATTATTCAGTTTTTGTGAGTTTAATACTGCGGCATGATACTGGCAACTTTCTTTTAACCTTTTGGATGCCGGTATGGCTTTACGTATTGCCTTGAGCGGTTTTGCCGCGCTGATCGTCGCGATGGGCATTGGCCGCTTCGCTTTCACTCCCCAGGTGCCGCTGATGATCGCGGAGCACCAGTTCAGCCTCACCGGCGCCGGGCTGGTGGCGGCGATCAACTATTTGGGCTACCTGTGCGGCGCCTACGACGCGATGCGCGCCACGCGCCACGTCGAGCGGCGCCTGTGGTTGGGCGTATGGGGCGCGATGGCGCTGACGCTGCTGTCGGCGCTGGCGCAGGATGAATGGACGCACGGTGCGCTGCGCTTCGTCATCGGCTGGGCCAGCGGTTGGGCGATGGTGCTGGTGGCGGCCTGGACCAACGAGCGGTTGGCGCACTACGGCCGGCCGGCGCTGAGCGCGGCGGTGTTCGCCGGGCCAGGCGTCGGTATCTTCCTCAGCGGCATGCTGGCGGTGGGCATCAACACGCTGGGGCTGACGGCAGCGCAGGCCTGGCTGGTGTATGGCGGGCTGGCGCTGGTGTTGGTCGGAGGAATTAGCGCCTTTCTGCCGCGCAGCGGCGAGCTGCATCGCCCGGACGTGGCCCCGGAGCCGCTGCTGCTGACGCCGGCGCTCAAACGCCTGGTGTGGAGCTACAGCCTGGCCGGGTTCGGCTATATCCTGCCGGCGACGTTCTTGTCGCAGATGGCGGCGGCACGTTTTCCCGGCAGCCTGTTCGCGCAGTTCGTCTGGCCGGTGTTCGGTGGCGCGGCGGTGTTGGGGATCGTTATCGGCATTTTGACTCGCCACAGGCTGACCACCCAGACCCGGCTGGCGATCACGCTGTGGATACAGGCGCTGGGCGTGCTGAGCGCCGAAGTGGTGCCAGGCGTGGCCGGCCTGGCACTCGGGGCGTTGCTGACCGGCGGCGGTTTTCTCTGCGTGGTGCAGCTCGCCCTTCAGCACGGCCGTGAACTGGCGCCGCGCCATGCGCGTTACATGGCCGGGTTGCTGACCACCGGTTATGCGATCGGCCAGCTGGTTGGGCCGATGCTGTCGGCGCTGTCGACCGCCATGACCCATCGGCTGGAGCCGGCGTTGTACGTGGCGGTGGCGGCGCTGTTGGTGGCCGGTGCGCTGGTGGTGAATACCCCGGCGCGGCGGCTGGCGCAAAAAACGGCGATGCGCTGATTAAAATCCATACAAAAAGCGTGGAATCCCGCAGCCGGCCTGATTGTGCTAAATGCGAATATTTCACCTGCGGATGAAGCACTATCACTGGATAATCGCCGCGCTCTCATCTACAGTGGGGGCAAAATCTTGACCGGGTTCACGTTATCCATCACGAAAACTCTGCCGTCACGAGAGCAAGCAATTCGCCGGCCGCACGCCCTACCAGGCCGCCGGCGGGTTCCGTCCGCAGGAGAACAAGTACATGACATCATTAAGTAAAGAAGCCGCGCTGGTGCATGCGGCGCTGGAAGAGCGTGGTCTGGAAACGCCGCTGCGCGGGGAAGTGCTGGATCGCGAAACGCGCAAGCGCCGCATCAAAGAGCACATGACCGAAATCATGCAACTGCTGAATCTCGATCTGTCCGACGACAGCCTGGCGGAGACGCCGCATCGCATCGCCAAAATGTATGTCGACGAGATCTTCTCCGGGCTGGACTACGCCAACTTCCCGAAAATCACCGTCATCGAGAACAAGATGAAGGTGGATGAGATGGTGACGGTGCGCGATATTACGCTGACCAGCACCTGCGAGCACCACTTCGTGACCATCGACGGCAAGGCCACCGTGGCCTATATCCCGAAAGACTCGGTGATCGGCCTGTCGAAGATTAACCGCATCGTGCAGTTCTTCTCCCAGCGTCCGCAGGTGCAAGAGCGCCTGACCCAGCAGATCCTCGTGGCGCTGCAGACGCTGCTCGGCACCAATAACGTGGCGGTATCGATCGATGCGGTCCATTATTGTGTCAAGGCGCGCGGCATCCGCGACGCGACCAGCGCCACCACCACCACCTCGCTGGGGGGGCTGTTCAAGTCCAGCCAGAATACCCGCCAGGAGTTCCTGCGCGCGGTGCGTCATCACCAGGGGTGATGGCGTTGCGGGGCGACCCGCACGACGACAACAGGCGCCTGCGGGCGCCTTTTTCATGAGCGGAAGACAGCGATAAAAAATGAACAGTCACCCTCTGCCGCGCATCGCCACGCTGGACTGCGTGCGCGGCATCGCCATTCTCGGCATTTTATTGCTGAACATCAGCGCCTTCGGCTTGCCGAAGGCCGCCTATCTCAACCCGGCCTATCTGGGCATGCCGTCGTCGCGCGACGCCTGGACCTGGGCACTGCTCGATCTCTTCGCCCAGGCGAAGTTCCTGGCGATGTTCGCGCTGCTGTTCGGTGCCGGGCTGCAAATGCTGTTGCGGCGCGGCAAAAGCTGGATCCGCGCGCGGCTGTCGTGGCTGGTGCTGTTTGGCCTCGCGCACGCCATCTTCCTGTGGGACGGCGATATTCTGCTGGCCTATGGGCTGATCGGCCTGGTGTGCTGGCGCATGATCCGCGAAGCCAAAGAAACCTTCCAGCTGCTGAAAACCGGCGTGGTGCTCTATCTGATCGGCGTAGCGGTGCTGCTGCTGCTCGGCTTCGTTTCGCACGGTGAGCCGGGCAGCTTCTGGCAGCCGGGCGTGGCGGAGCTGCAGTACGAGAAGTTCTGGAAGCTGCAGGGCGGTTTCGAAGCCTGGCGCAGCCGCGCCGATCTGCTCTCGTCCAGCCTGTTGGCCATCGGCGCGCAGTATGGCTGGGAGCTGGCGGGGCTGATGCTGTTCGGCGCCGGGCTGATGCGCAGCGGCTGGCTGCGCGGCAGTTATTCCTCCGGTTATTACCTGCGGCAGGCGGCGTGGCTGCTGCCGCTTTCGGTGCTGATCCAGCTGCCGGCGGTGGCGCTGCAATGGCAGGTCCACTGGGACTATCGCTGGAGCGGTTTCCTGCTGCAGGTGCCGCGTGAGCTGGGCGCCCCGCTGCAGGCCATGGGCTATCTGGCGCTGTGCTACGGTTTCTGGCCCGCGCTGTCGCGCATGCGCATCGCCCACTGGCTGAGTCTGGTGGGGCGCATGGCGCTGAGCAACTACCTGCTGCAAACGCTGATCTGCACCACGCTGTTTTATCGCTTCGGTCTCTATGCGCAGTTCGACCGGCTGCAGCTGTTGGCGTTCGTGCCGCTGGTCTGGCTGGCCAACCTGGCGTTTTCCGCACTGTGGCTGCGTTACTTCGCTCAGGGGCCGATGGAATGGCTGTGGCGCAAGCTGACGCAGCTGGCCGCCGGCGCAGCGGAACCCAAAACGCAGAAGTGAGCGCCAGCCGGCAGGTTAAAAAAATGTATGTAAACGTTTTCTTTCCTGTGACGTAATTCACGCGAGCAGCGGGTCAATCGGGGTAGGATAGCGCCACCGGCCACTACCCCGATTTCAGGATCCCGCATGCCTCCAGTTCATCCGATCACCATTCGCGACGTGGCGAAACGCGCCGGGGTCTCCGTGGCGACCGTCTCCCGCGTGCTGAACCACAGTGCGCTGACCAGCAAGGAGACGCGTGAGCAGGTGCTGCAGGCGGTGGCGGAGCTGGGCTATCGCCCCAACGCCAACGCGCAGGCGCTGGCGACCCAAAGCAGCGATACCCTGGGCGTGGTGGTGATGGACGTCTCCGACCCGTTCTTCGGCGCGCTGGTGAAAGCGGTAGACACGGTGGCGCAGAAACACCACAAATACCTGCTGATCGGCAACAGCTATCATCAGGCGGACAAAGAGCGCCACGCGATCGAAGTGCTGATCCGCCAGCGCTGTAATGCCCTGATTGTCCATGCCAAAGCCCTGAGCGACGCCGAGCTGATCGGCTTTCTGGAGCAGGTGCCGGGCATGGTGCTGATCAACCGGATTATCCCCGGCTATGAGCCGCGCTGCGTCGGGCTGGATAACGTCTGCGGCGCGGAAATGGCGATGCGTCTTTTGCTGTCGCAGGGCCATCGGCGCATCGGTTATCTGGGCTCCAATCACCCGATCGAAGACGGGCCGCTGCGCCAGCAGGGCTATGCGCAGGCGATGGCCGCCGCCGGGCTGGCCACGCCCGACAACTGGCGCGCCTACGGTTCGCCGGATCTGCAGGGCGGCGAGGCGGCGATGGTGGAACTGCTGGGGCGTAACTTGCAGCTGAGCGCGGTGTTCGCCTACAACGACGCCATGGCCGCCGGCGCCATGGCGGTGCTGAAAGAAAACGGTATCACAGTGCCGCAGCATTTCTCGCTGATCGGCTTCGACGACATCCCCATCGCACGTTACACCAGCCCCAAGCTCACCACGGTGCGCTATCCGATCGTCTCGATGGCCACGCTGGCGACCGAGCTGGCGTTGCAGGGCGCAGCAGGCCTGGCGGAGCCGCAGGCCGCTCATCTGTTCATGCCGACGCTGGTACGGCGCCATTCTGTCGCCCCCTGGCAAAGTGAGGCGACGGTCACTCTCTGACGATTTAATCTTGTGTAACCGTTTTCAATCTGTGAGAAAATTCACAGAATATTAACATCGCGCCGTCTATGCTCTAGGCGTTTTCCGGCGCAAAGGCCCTTGCCGCTGCAACCTTTACCTCGCGCTGACACAGCATTTCTCGGAAATAACAAGATCCACGGACGACAGGTGTTGAGTGGAAATCGCCTGGCCTGGGGTGTGCGCACTGCCGGTGACCATTGGCTCAAAGACGAGTAATACCCTACACAGAACCGGAGACTGACAATGAATAAGAAGGTTTTCACCCTGGCCGCCATGGCCGCAGCCATGATGTTTGGCGCCGCAGCCCATGCTGACACCCGTATTGGCGTCACGATTTACAAGTACGACGACAACTTCATGTCGGTGGTGCGCAAGGCTATTGAGAAAGACGCCAAGGCTTCACCGGACGTCACCCTGCTGATGAATGACTCGCAGAACGACCAGTCCAAGCAGAACGATCAGATCGACGTGCTGCTGGCCAAGGGCGTGAAAGCGCTGGCGATCAACCTGGTCGACCCGGCCGCGGCGCCGGTGGTTATCGATAAGGCGCGCGCAAACGATATCCCGGTGGTGTTCTACAACAAAGAACCTTCCCGCAAGGCGTTGGACAGCTACGACAAGGCGTATTACGTCGGCACCGATTCCAAAGAATCCGGCGTGATCCAGGGCGAGCTGATCGCCAAACACTGGAAAGCCAATCCGGCCTGGGATCTGAACAAAGACGGCCAGATCCAGTATGTGCTGCTGAAGGGCGAACCGGGCCACCCGGATGCCGAAGCGCGCACCACCTACGTGGTGAAAACGCTGAACGAAAAAGGCATCAAGACCCAGCAGCTGCAGATGGATACCGCGATGTGGGATACCGCGCAGGCGAAGGACAAGATGGACGCCTGGCTCTCCGGCCCGAACGCCAACAAGATCGAAGTGGTGATCGCCAACAACGACGCCATGGCAATGGGCGCGGTGGAAGCGCTGAAAGCGCACAACAAGACCAGTATCCCGGTGTTTGGCGTCGATGCGTTGCCTGAAGCGCTGGCGCTGGTGAAATCCGGCGCGATGGCGGGCACGGTGCTGAACGACGCCGACAACCAGGCGAAAGCCACCTTCGAGCTGGCGAAGAACCTGGCGGCGGGCAAACCGGCCACTGAAGGCACCCAATATAAAATCGAAAATAAAGTCGTGCGTATTCCTTACGTCGGCGTAGATAAAGACAACCTGTCTCAGTTTGTTAAATAAGAATTGAGATCCCGCTAAGACCCCGCCGGCGGCGCCAACACCAGGAATACCGCCGGCGGGGATGTTTACGACTGCAAGATCGTTAAGCCAGGTGTATTTATGGCCGATAGCTCACGCGAATTTCTGCTGGAAATGACGGATATCTGTAAGTCATTTCCCGGCGTCAAAGCCTTGGACAATGTCAATTTACGCGTCCGCCCGCACTCGATTCACGCCCTGATGGGGGAGAACGGCGCGGGGAAATCGACGTTGCTGAAATGCCTGTTCGGCATTTACAAAAAAGACAGCGGCAGCATTGTGTTTCAGGGCCGGGAGATCGATTTCAAGAGTTCGAAAGAAGCGCTGGAGCACGGCGTTTCCATGGTGCACCAGGAGCTGAACCTGGTGCTGCAGCGCACCGTGATGGACAACATGTGGCTGGGGCGCTACCCGACCAAAGGCCTGTTCGTCGATCAGGAAAAAATGCTCAAAGACACCCAGGCGATCTTCGACGAGCTGGATATCGACATCAACCCGCGCGAAAAGGTGGGCAACCTGTCAGTATCGCAGATGCAGATGATCGAGATCGCCAAGGCGTTCTCCTACGACGCCAAAATCGTCATCATGGATGAACCGACCTCCTCGCTGACGGAAAAAGAGGTCAATCACCTGTTCACCATCATCCGCAAGCTGAAAGAGCGCGGCTGCGGCATCGTCTATATCTCGCACAAGATGGAAGAGATCTTCCAGCTGTGCGACGAGATAACGGTGCTGCGTGACGGGCAGTGGATCGCCACCCAGCCGCTGGAAGGGCTGGATATGGACAAGATCATCGCCATGATGGTCGGCCGTTCGCTCAGCCAGCGCTTCCCCGACAGGCAGAACACGCCAGGTGAGGTGATCCTCGAGGTGAAGAACCTGACGTCGCTGCGCCAGCCCTCGATTCGCGATGTGTCCTTCGATCTGCACCAAGGCGAGATCCTCGGCATCGCCGGGCTGGTGGGTGCCAAGCGAACCGATATCGTCGAGACGCTGTTCGGCATTCGCGAAAAGGTGGCGGGCACTATCAAGCTGCACGGCAAGGCGATTGACAACCACAGCGCCAACGAAGCCATCAACCACGGTTTTGCGCTGGTGACCGAAGAACGCCGATCCACCGGGATTTATGCCTACCTCGACGTGGGCTTCAACTCGCTGATCTCCAATATCCGCAATTATAAAAACAAGCTCGGCCTGCTGGATAACGCGCGGATGAAGAGCGACACCCAGTGGGTGATCGACGCCATGCGGGTGAAAACGCCGGGGCATCACACCCATATCGGCTCGCTGTCCGGCGGCAATCAGCAGAAGGTGATCATCGGCCGTTGGTTACTGACGCAGCCGGAGATCCTGATGCTGGATGAACCGACGCGCGGCATCGACGTGGGCGCCAAGTTCGAGATTTATCAGCTGATGACCGAACTGGCGAAGAAGGGCAAGGGGATCATTATCGTCTCGTCCGAAATGCCGGAGCTTTTGGGGATCACCGACCGTATTTTGGTGATGAGCAATGGTCAGGTTGCGGGCATCGTTAACACCAAACAGACCTCGCAAAATGAAATCTTACGTCTCGCCTCCCTGCACCTTTAAGGATCGGAATTATGAACGCGCTAAATAAAAAAACCTTATTTACCTATTTCAAGGAAGGCGGCATTTACGTGGTGTTGCTGGTGCTGTTGGCCATCATCATCATTCAGGATCCGACTTTCCTCAGCCTGATGAACCTGAGTAACATCCTGACGCAGTCTTCG
It includes:
- the gsiD gene encoding glutathione ABC transporter permease GsiD translates to MIKHWRRNAALKAMPLIDSNAVRTPWREFWRRFRRQRAALVAGLLVLLLIAAALLAPYLAPFDAENYFDYDRLNEGPSLMHWLGVDSLGRDIFSRILMGTRISLAAGVFSVLAGGAIGTLLGLLAGYYEGWWDRLTMRVCDVLFAFPGILLAIGVVAIMGSGMANVIVAVAIFSIPAFARLVRGNTLVLKHLTYIESARSIGASDWTIILRHILPGTLSSIVVYFTLRIGTSIITAASLSFLGLGAQPPTPEWGAMLNEARADMVIAPHVAIFPSLAIFITVLAFNLLGDGLRDALDPKLKG
- the mglB gene encoding galactose/glucose ABC transporter substrate-binding protein MglB, which encodes MNKKVFTLAAMAAAMMFGAAAHADTRIGVTIYKYDDNFMSVVRKAIEKDAKASPDVTLLMNDSQNDQSKQNDQIDVLLAKGVKALAINLVDPAAAPVVIDKARANDIPVVFYNKEPSRKALDSYDKAYYVGTDSKESGVIQGELIAKHWKANPAWDLNKDGQIQYVLLKGEPGHPDAEARTTYVVKTLNEKGIKTQQLQMDTAMWDTAQAKDKMDAWLSGPNANKIEVVIANNDAMAMGAVEALKAHNKTSIPVFGVDALPEALALVKSGAMAGTVLNDADNQAKATFELAKNLAAGKPATEGTQYKIENKVVRIPYVGVDKDNLSQFVK
- the folE gene encoding GTP cyclohydrolase I FolE produces the protein MTSLSKEAALVHAALEERGLETPLRGEVLDRETRKRRIKEHMTEIMQLLNLDLSDDSLAETPHRIAKMYVDEIFSGLDYANFPKITVIENKMKVDEMVTVRDITLTSTCEHHFVTIDGKATVAYIPKDSVIGLSKINRIVQFFSQRPQVQERLTQQILVALQTLLGTNNVAVSIDAVHYCVKARGIRDATSATTTTSLGGLFKSSQNTRQEFLRAVRHHQG
- a CDS encoding YbfB/YjiJ family MFS transporter — protein: MALRIALSGFAALIVAMGIGRFAFTPQVPLMIAEHQFSLTGAGLVAAINYLGYLCGAYDAMRATRHVERRLWLGVWGAMALTLLSALAQDEWTHGALRFVIGWASGWAMVLVAAWTNERLAHYGRPALSAAVFAGPGVGIFLSGMLAVGINTLGLTAAQAWLVYGGLALVLVGGISAFLPRSGELHRPDVAPEPLLLTPALKRLVWSYSLAGFGYILPATFLSQMAAARFPGSLFAQFVWPVFGGAAVLGIVIGILTRHRLTTQTRLAITLWIQALGVLSAEVVPGVAGLALGALLTGGGFLCVVQLALQHGRELAPRHARYMAGLLTTGYAIGQLVGPMLSALSTAMTHRLEPALYVAVAALLVAGALVVNTPARRLAQKTAMR
- the mglA gene encoding galactose/methyl galactoside ABC transporter ATP-binding protein MglA produces the protein MADSSREFLLEMTDICKSFPGVKALDNVNLRVRPHSIHALMGENGAGKSTLLKCLFGIYKKDSGSIVFQGREIDFKSSKEALEHGVSMVHQELNLVLQRTVMDNMWLGRYPTKGLFVDQEKMLKDTQAIFDELDIDINPREKVGNLSVSQMQMIEIAKAFSYDAKIVIMDEPTSSLTEKEVNHLFTIIRKLKERGCGIVYISHKMEEIFQLCDEITVLRDGQWIATQPLEGLDMDKIIAMMVGRSLSQRFPDRQNTPGEVILEVKNLTSLRQPSIRDVSFDLHQGEILGIAGLVGAKRTDIVETLFGIREKVAGTIKLHGKAIDNHSANEAINHGFALVTEERRSTGIYAYLDVGFNSLISNIRNYKNKLGLLDNARMKSDTQWVIDAMRVKTPGHHTHIGSLSGGNQQKVIIGRWLLTQPEILMLDEPTRGIDVGAKFEIYQLMTELAKKGKGIIIVSSEMPELLGITDRILVMSNGQVAGIVNTKQTSQNEILRLASLHL
- the yeiB gene encoding DUF418 domain-containing protein YeiB; this encodes MNSHPLPRIATLDCVRGIAILGILLLNISAFGLPKAAYLNPAYLGMPSSRDAWTWALLDLFAQAKFLAMFALLFGAGLQMLLRRGKSWIRARLSWLVLFGLAHAIFLWDGDILLAYGLIGLVCWRMIREAKETFQLLKTGVVLYLIGVAVLLLLGFVSHGEPGSFWQPGVAELQYEKFWKLQGGFEAWRSRADLLSSSLLAIGAQYGWELAGLMLFGAGLMRSGWLRGSYSSGYYLRQAAWLLPLSVLIQLPAVALQWQVHWDYRWSGFLLQVPRELGAPLQAMGYLALCYGFWPALSRMRIAHWLSLVGRMALSNYLLQTLICTTLFYRFGLYAQFDRLQLLAFVPLVWLANLAFSALWLRYFAQGPMEWLWRKLTQLAAGAAEPKTQK
- the fghA gene encoding S-formylglutathione hydrolase; its protein translation is MTLSLELLEEHRMFGGWQQRYRHAAQSLNCNMTFSIYLPPPRDDNPPPVLYWLSGLTCNDENFTLKAGAQRIAAELGLVLVMPDTSPRGDEVPNDEGYDLGQGAGFYLNATQAPWDRHFRMYDYISAELPALIEQHFSVSDRQSIFGHSMGGHGALMMAFRNPQRFRSVSAFAPIVNPCQVPWGRKAFTAYLGSDESQWLQYDSCHLLASGAEKMPVLIDQGDDDQFLADQLQPARLAELARQRDWPLTLRIQPGYDHSYFTIATFVEDHLRFHAEHLFR
- a CDS encoding S-(hydroxymethyl)glutathione dehydrogenase/class III alcohol dehydrogenase, which produces MEMIKTRAAVAWGPNQPLKIEEVELMPPQKGEVLVRIVATGVCHTDAYTLSGKDPEGVFPAILGHEGGGVVEAVGEGVTSVAVGDHVIPLYTPECGECKFCKSGKTNLCQAIRATQGKGLMPDGTTRFFKDGKPIFHYMGTSTFSEYTVVPEISLAKINKEAPLEEVCLLGCGVTTGMGAVMNTAKVQPGDTVAIFGLGGIGLSAIIGAQMAGAGRIIGIDINTSKFDLARKLGATDLINPKDYDKSIQEVIVELTDGGVDFSFECIGNVNVMRSALECCHKGWGESVIIGVAGAGEEISTRPFQLVTGRVWRGSAFGGVKGRSQLPGIVERYLDGEFALNDFITHTMGLEQINEAFDLMHEGKSIRSVIHFDQ
- the ptrR gene encoding putrescine utilization regulator PtrR; translation: MDLTQLRMFCCVAETGSVARAAEQLHRVPSNLTTRLRQLEQELGADLFIREKQRLRLSPMGHNFLCYANRILALSDEAMSITHAGEPAGNFALGSMESTAATRLPSLLAAYHQRFSQVSLSLTTGTSGEIADRVRAGTLAAALVDGPVPYDELNGCIAYPEHMVVISCLDHAPIHSAKDANGETLFAFRASCSYRLRLEAWFKREGARPGQIMEIQSYHAMLACVASGAGLAMIPHSVLSLLPGHERVRVHTLPPDVADTATWLLWRRDAFGPNVRALKELIIEQTETAAVDESTPNDLSDVVDIA
- the galS gene encoding HTH-type transcriptional regulator GalS, whose protein sequence is MPPVHPITIRDVAKRAGVSVATVSRVLNHSALTSKETREQVLQAVAELGYRPNANAQALATQSSDTLGVVVMDVSDPFFGALVKAVDTVAQKHHKYLLIGNSYHQADKERHAIEVLIRQRCNALIVHAKALSDAELIGFLEQVPGMVLINRIIPGYEPRCVGLDNVCGAEMAMRLLLSQGHRRIGYLGSNHPIEDGPLRQQGYAQAMAAAGLATPDNWRAYGSPDLQGGEAAMVELLGRNLQLSAVFAYNDAMAAGAMAVLKENGITVPQHFSLIGFDDIPIARYTSPKLTTVRYPIVSMATLATELALQGAAGLAEPQAAHLFMPTLVRRHSVAPWQSEATVTL